In Paenibacillus durus, the DNA window AAGCATTTTAACGACGGCGGTGTCTTTGACCAGATCTATGTGCCTGGCAAATAAGGAAATCTTGGGATAGAAGCAGGAAATACGGTGGGGCTGATCGGCTGAACGGTGCCGAAGGCGGAGAAAGGATGAACAATCGATGAATGTCACTGCTAAGGCGACGCGGCGGGGGGTGCTGCCGGGATTCGGTCTGACCATGGGGTACAGCATTTTATACTTGAGTCTTGTCGTGCTTATTCCACTGGCTGCGCTGCTGTTCAATTCAACGGGACTGACCTTTGCGAAGTTCTGGTCGGTGGCTACGGACCCTCGGGTTCTGGCCTCATACCGGGTCAGTCTGACCACGTCGGCGGCGGCCGCATTGGTGGACGGTCTGCTGGGACTGCTGCTGGCATGGGTGCTGGTACGCTACCGATTCCCGGGAAAAAGAATCTTCGATGCCCTGATCGACCTGCCGTTCGCGCTGCCGACGGCGGTGGCAGGCGTGTCGCTGACGGCGCTGTATTCCGGCAATGGCTGGATCGGCTCGCTGCTTGAGCCGCTCGGCATCAAAGTGGCGTTTACGCCGCTGGGCATTTCCTTGGCGCTAATGTTCATCGGTATTCCTTTTGTCGTACGCACCGTTCAGCCGGTGCTGGAGGATTTGGAGCGGGATACGGAGGAAGCGGCAGCCACGCTGGGGGCAGGACGCTGGCGTATCTTCCGCAAGGTGCTGCTGCCGGAGCTGATTCCGCCCCTGATCACCGGCTTTGCCTTGGCCTTTGCCCGGGGAATCGGCGAATACGGCTCGGTTGTGTTCATCTCGGGCAACATGCCCATGCGGACAGAGATCGCTCCGCTCCTCATCATGTCGAAGCTGGAGCAGTACGATTACGCTGGAGCAACGGCAGTGGCGCTGCTGCTTCTCCTTATTTCCTTCCTGATGCTTCTTGTGATCAATATGCTTCAGCGATGGACCCGCAAGGCATCACGCTAAGGCCCCCACTATTTAAACTAAAGGAGGAATAAGGATGGCTGGAACTGTCCCGCTTCGCGGCAGACGGCCGAAGGCGGCCGTACCCGCAGCGGCTGTGAACGAATCGTCCGCGGTCAAATGGCTGCTTATCGGAGCTGCCGGGCTGGTGCTGCTCTGGCTGATTGTGCTCCCGCTGAGCATTGTGCTGACCGAGGCGCTTAAGCAGGGCTGGAATGTATACTGGGCCGCGCTGAAAGATCCCGACGCCGCTTCCGCACTGCGGATGACTCTTTTGGTGGCGGGCATTAGCGTGCCGCTGAATACGATATTCGGCGTAGCGGCCGCCTGGGCCATAGCGAAGTTCAAATTTCGCGGCAAAGGAATGCTCATTACGCTTATTGATCTTCCCTTTGCCGTCTCGCCGGTTATCGGCGGTCTCGTGTATGTCCTGGTCTTCGGTGCGCACGGTTGGTTTGGCCCGTGGCTTGACGCGCATGATATCAAAATCGTGTTCGCCGTTCCGGGAATCGTACTCGCCACGATGTTCGTAACCTTTCCATTTGTAGCTCGTGAATTGATCCCGCTGATGGAAGATCAAGGAACGCAGGAGGAGGAAGCGGCGCTAACGCTTGGCGCAAAGGGCTGGCAGATCTTTTTCCGCGTAACGCTTCCCAATATTAAATGGGGCCTGCTGTACGGCATTATTCTATGCAACGCGCGGGCGATGGGTGAATTCGGCGCAGTATCTGTTGTCTCGGGCCACATTCGCGGGGAGACCAACACGCTCCCGCTGCATGTGGAGATTCTCTACAACGAGTATCAGTTCTCGGCTTCCTTCGCGGTTGCATCCCTGCTTCTTCTGCTGGCGCTCGTGACCATGCTGATCAAAAGTTGGCTGCAGCGTAAAAGTAGTCATTGACAGAAGATAGGCAGCATGCTAATTTAAACCATAGTATACAGGTTGGAAATTACGGTATTTAGTGGGGCGGTTAACCCGCTGCGGAATGAGAAGGAGGGCTAGTGAATTGGCTAAACCGCTGAAAGTGGATGAAATTTGGCTGGAGAGGATTGCGGGACTTCTGGACAGTATGGAATTCGGCTCATTGCATATTGTTGTGCATGAAGGCCAGATCGTGCAGATGGAGCGGACGGAACGCAAGCGGTTCGAGAACGCCACACGGCACAGCGGAGAAGCCGTAACCCGGCGTCCTGATTCTCGTGCTGCGGGACGGTAATGACCCGCAAGCTATCGCTAAGAATCGGATATGGAATCATTTATTAATTTATGGATCAGCAGACAGCGGCCCGCTCCCGGGATAACCCGGAGGCGGGCCGCTGTCTGTGTTTCCCGGATCTTACGGCTTAGTACCGGGGTGTCCGCCGTGCGGACGAAATACCCTCAATCAGCAGAACCAGGGCGGTTATGGCATGCATGATCCAGCCTACGATTGGAATGATGGCGATAATAGAAGTAACGACTCCGATAATGTTGCCGGTGACGGGCCCCCGCTCATTATACAGCACGGCAATAGCGATGGCATGCAGCAGAAAAGCGACCCCGAGCGGCAGCCAAGCGTTGGCCACAACGAATGCGCCGCCGATGAACGGAAGCGCCAGAAAAGCCTCGTAAGCAAAAGTGCCCCATTTAAACAGTTTTCCCCAAGGAGACATCTCCTTCACCAACCTTTCCTTAATATTAATATTCCATAGAACGTGCGGTGATACAAGGTATGCAAGCCCTTAACGGTCCCCTGACTATTTTTTAACTGCTTTGCGGATTGGGTAATATTCGTTGTGGCTCATTAACGATTGCAGGAGGAACGTATGATGGACTATAAATTAATTACGATCAAGCGGGTCACCGGTTTCGTCGGTTTATGGATCATGGCGCGGCTGCTCGGGAAAAAGAGGATTTCCCAGCTGACTCCCTTCGATTTTGTCTCTGCGATGATGCTGAGTGAAATTGTGGGCAATATGAAGGAAATGAAGCGGGGCCTTGATTTCGGCCAACTGCGGATGATGCTGCGCCAGATTGAAAGCTACAGTGTAGATCGATGGCGTAACGAGAAACTGGAATATTAAATCCGTGAGGCCCAGCAATTGCGGTTCAAAGATTAATGATTCCTTGTTAACAGGCTAGGCTACAGAGATATTGTTAAACTCTCGTGGGAACGTAAGTTTAATTAAAGGCAGCGGCAGTATAAGACTATATTTTTATGTCTTAGTCTGCCGCTGTTTCGTTTATTGGAACAGTCTATAACTTTATTTTCTTTGAACATCAATGAAGATGGATAGAACCGGAGTGTCACCTATCTGTTCCCAAACCCATTCTACACGGAGATCAACCGACGGGAAGAACCCACCGGGAAGAACCCGCCGATCGGGCGCCAGTTATCGTTGATCCCGGACCAGTCCGTGCCCTCAACCCACCAACTGGTGTAGACCCGACCGTCGTTGCCCACGACGAAGAGATCGAGGATGTCTGGCCTCCGCGACACTGCCCTCACAGGAGCGCCCACCGGGAAGAACCCACCGATCGAGCGCCAGTTATCGTTGATCCCGGACCAGTCCATGCCTTCAACCCACCAACTGGTGTAGACCCGACCGTCGTTGCCCACGACGAAGAGGTCGAGGATGCCTGACCTCCGCGCCACCGCGCTCACAGGAGCGCCCACTGGGAAGAACCCACCGATCGAGCGCCAGTTATCGTTGATCCCGGACCAGTCCGTGCCTTCAACCCACCAACTGGTGTAGACCCGACCGTCGTTGCCCACGACGAAGAGGTCGAGGATGCCTGACCTCCGCGCCACCGCGCTCACAGGAGCGCCTACCGGGAAGAACCCACCGATCGAGCGCCAGTTATCGTTGATCCCGGACCAGTCTGCACCCTCAACCCACCAACTGGTGTAGACCCGACCGTCGTTGCCCGTGACGAAGAGGTCGAGGATGTTTGGCCTCCGCGCCACCGCGCTCACAGGAGCGCCCACCGGGAAGAACCCACCGATCGGGCGCCAGTTATCGTTGATCCCGGACCAGTCCGTGCCTTCAACCCACCAACTGGTGTAGACCCGACCGTCGTTGCCCGTGACGAAGAGGTCGAGGATGCCTGGCCTCCGCGCCACCGCGCTCACAGGAGCGCCCACCGGGAAGAACCCACCGATCGAGCGCCAGTTATCGTTGATCCCGGACCAGTCCGTGCCTTCAACCCACCAACTGGTGTAGACCCGACCGT includes these proteins:
- the cysT gene encoding sulfate ABC transporter permease subunit CysT, which encodes MNVTAKATRRGVLPGFGLTMGYSILYLSLVVLIPLAALLFNSTGLTFAKFWSVATDPRVLASYRVSLTTSAAAALVDGLLGLLLAWVLVRYRFPGKRIFDALIDLPFALPTAVAGVSLTALYSGNGWIGSLLEPLGIKVAFTPLGISLALMFIGIPFVVRTVQPVLEDLERDTEEAAATLGAGRWRIFRKVLLPELIPPLITGFALAFARGIGEYGSVVFISGNMPMRTEIAPLLIMSKLEQYDYAGATAVALLLLLISFLMLLVINMLQRWTRKASR
- the cysW gene encoding sulfate ABC transporter permease subunit CysW; this encodes MAGTVPLRGRRPKAAVPAAAVNESSAVKWLLIGAAGLVLLWLIVLPLSIVLTEALKQGWNVYWAALKDPDAASALRMTLLVAGISVPLNTIFGVAAAWAIAKFKFRGKGMLITLIDLPFAVSPVIGGLVYVLVFGAHGWFGPWLDAHDIKIVFAVPGIVLATMFVTFPFVARELIPLMEDQGTQEEEAALTLGAKGWQIFFRVTLPNIKWGLLYGIILCNARAMGEFGAVSVVSGHIRGETNTLPLHVEILYNEYQFSASFAVASLLLLLALVTMLIKSWLQRKSSH
- a CDS encoding YezD family protein; this encodes MAKPLKVDEIWLERIAGLLDSMEFGSLHIVVHEGQIVQMERTERKRFENATRHSGEAVTRRPDSRAAGR
- a CDS encoding DUF421 domain-containing protein, giving the protein MMDYKLITIKRVTGFVGLWIMARLLGKKRISQLTPFDFVSAMMLSEIVGNMKEMKRGLDFGQLRMMLRQIESYSVDRWRNEKLEY
- a CDS encoding lysyl oxidase family protein, with the translated sequence MGANLVPIVRNFSIHTETFAVNDHSIQDGCVTPGTHRVMRFDFLSHNIGDADLVVGAPADHPEWFVYSGAHGHYHLKDFNEFILLDRWGNQVTSGYKQAFCLIDVEHRSAWGPAQARFRDCNTNQGISAGWADLYNKSLACQFIVLDGVPDGDYTLVSTTNARRIIPEDTYADNTIYTGLRISGNSVTEISLSQAVWQPAWSPTAIARSTGHLDLFVMGNDGRVYTSWWHEGSDWSGINDNWRSIGGFFPVGAPVSTVARRPGILDLFVVGNDGRVYTSWWVEGTDWSGINDNWRSIGGFFPVGAPVSAVARRPGILDLFVTGNDGRVYTSWWVEGTDWSGINDNWRPIGGFFPVGAPVSAVARRPNILDLFVTGNDGRVYTSWWVEGADWSGINDNWRSIGGFFPVGAPVSAVARRSGILDLFVVGNDGRVYTSWWVEGTDWSGINDNWRSIGGFFPVGAPVSAVARRSGILDLFVVGNDGRVYTSWWVEGMDWSGINDNWRSIGGFFPVGAPVRAVSRRPDILDLFVVGNDGRVYTSWWVEGTDWSGINDNWRPIGGFFPVGSSRRLISV